A portion of the Gorilla gorilla gorilla isolate KB3781 chromosome X, NHGRI_mGorGor1-v2.1_pri, whole genome shotgun sequence genome contains these proteins:
- the ATP1B4 gene encoding protein ATP1B4 isoform X2: MRRQLRSRRAPSFPYSYRYRLDDPDEANQNYLADEEEEAEEEARVTVVPKSEEEEEEEEKGEEEEEEKEEEEGQGQPTGNAWWQKLQIMSEYLWDPERRMFLARTGLILLIYFFFYASLAAVITLCMYTLFLTISPYIPTFTERVKPPGVMIRPFAHSLNFNFNVSEPDTWQHYVISLNGFLQGYNDSLQEEMNVDCPPGQYFIQDGNEDEDKKACQFKRSFLKNCSGLEDPTFGYSTGQPCILLKMNRIVGFRPELGDPVKVSCKVQRGDENDIRSISYYPESASFDLRYYPYYGKLTHVNYTSPLVAMHFTDVVKNQAVPVQCQLKGKGVINDVINDRFVGRVIFTLNIET, translated from the exons ATGAGAAGGCAACTCCGGTCCAGAAGGGCTCCATCCTTTCCTTACAGTTATCGCTACAGACTC GATGATCCGGATGAAGCGAACCAGAACTACTTAGCAGATGAAGAGGAGGAAGCAGAAGAAGAGGCTCGGGTGACGGTGGTGCCCAAatcggaggaggaggaagaagaggaggagaaaggagaggaggaagaggaggaaaaggaggaggaagagggtcaAGGTCAGCCAACAGGCAATGCCTGGTGGCAGAAATTGCAGATCATGAGTGAATACCTGTGGGATCCAGAGAGAAGGATGTTTCTGGCCCGAACAG GCCTGATCTTACTCATTTACTTCTTCTTCTATGCCTCCTTGGCTGCTGTGATCACCCTCTGCATGTACACACTATTTCTGACCATCAGTCCCTATATACCAACCTTCACGGAGCGGGTAAAGCCTCCTG GAGTTATGATCAGACCCTTCGCCCATAGCCTTAACTTCAACTTCAACGTTTCTGAACCCGACACTTGGCAGCATTATGTGATTAGCCTAAATGGCTTTCTCCAGG GTTATAATGACAGTCTTCAAGAGGAAATGAATGTAGATTGTCCCCCGGGGCAGTACTTCATCCAAGATGGCAATGAGGATGAGGACAAGAAGGCCTGCCAATTTAAGCGCTCCTTCCTAAAGAACTGCTCTGGTCTGGAGGACCCAACTTTTGGATACTCTACTGGACAGCCCTGCATCCTTCTAAAGATGAACCGG atTGTAGGCTTTCGTCCTGAGCTTGGAGATCCTGTGAAGGTTTCCTGCAAAGTTCAG AGAGGTGATGAAAATGACATCCGATCCATCAGTTACTACCCAGAGTCGGCTTCTTTTGACCTCCGCTACTACCCTTACTATGGCAAACTGACTCAC GTTAACTACACATCCCCCTTGGTGGCAATGCACTTTACAGACGTGGTGAAGAACCAAGCAGTGCCTGTGCAGTGCCAACTGAAGGGCAAAGGCGTCATAAATGATGTCATCAATGATCGTTTTGTGGGCAGGGTAATCTTTACCCTGAACATAGAAACCTAA
- the ATP1B4 gene encoding protein ATP1B4 isoform X1, with protein sequence MRRQLRSRRAPSFPYSYRYRLDDPDEANQNYLADEEEEAEEEARVTVVPKSEEEEEEEEKGEEEEEEKEEEEGQGQPTGNAWWQKLQIMSEYLWDPERRMFLARTGQSWSLILLIYFFFYASLAAVITLCMYTLFLTISPYIPTFTERVKPPGVMIRPFAHSLNFNFNVSEPDTWQHYVISLNGFLQGYNDSLQEEMNVDCPPGQYFIQDGNEDEDKKACQFKRSFLKNCSGLEDPTFGYSTGQPCILLKMNRIVGFRPELGDPVKVSCKVQRGDENDIRSISYYPESASFDLRYYPYYGKLTHVNYTSPLVAMHFTDVVKNQAVPVQCQLKGKGVINDVINDRFVGRVIFTLNIET encoded by the exons ATGAGAAGGCAACTCCGGTCCAGAAGGGCTCCATCCTTTCCTTACAGTTATCGCTACAGACTC GATGATCCGGATGAAGCGAACCAGAACTACTTAGCAGATGAAGAGGAGGAAGCAGAAGAAGAGGCTCGGGTGACGGTGGTGCCCAAatcggaggaggaggaagaagaggaggagaaaggagaggaggaagaggaggaaaaggaggaggaagagggtcaAGGTCAGCCAACAGGCAATGCCTGGTGGCAGAAATTGCAGATCATGAGTGAATACCTGTGGGATCCAGAGAGAAGGATGTTTCTGGCCCGAACAGGTCAGAGTTGGA GCCTGATCTTACTCATTTACTTCTTCTTCTATGCCTCCTTGGCTGCTGTGATCACCCTCTGCATGTACACACTATTTCTGACCATCAGTCCCTATATACCAACCTTCACGGAGCGGGTAAAGCCTCCTG GAGTTATGATCAGACCCTTCGCCCATAGCCTTAACTTCAACTTCAACGTTTCTGAACCCGACACTTGGCAGCATTATGTGATTAGCCTAAATGGCTTTCTCCAGG GTTATAATGACAGTCTTCAAGAGGAAATGAATGTAGATTGTCCCCCGGGGCAGTACTTCATCCAAGATGGCAATGAGGATGAGGACAAGAAGGCCTGCCAATTTAAGCGCTCCTTCCTAAAGAACTGCTCTGGTCTGGAGGACCCAACTTTTGGATACTCTACTGGACAGCCCTGCATCCTTCTAAAGATGAACCGG atTGTAGGCTTTCGTCCTGAGCTTGGAGATCCTGTGAAGGTTTCCTGCAAAGTTCAG AGAGGTGATGAAAATGACATCCGATCCATCAGTTACTACCCAGAGTCGGCTTCTTTTGACCTCCGCTACTACCCTTACTATGGCAAACTGACTCAC GTTAACTACACATCCCCCTTGGTGGCAATGCACTTTACAGACGTGGTGAAGAACCAAGCAGTGCCTGTGCAGTGCCAACTGAAGGGCAAAGGCGTCATAAATGATGTCATCAATGATCGTTTTGTGGGCAGGGTAATCTTTACCCTGAACATAGAAACCTAA